One Kutzneria kofuensis DNA window includes the following coding sequences:
- a CDS encoding nSTAND1 domain-containing NTPase, with protein sequence MNSENGSRKAQGFATALRRLRHAQGLSLSQLSALTHYSRGYLSNVENGHKPATTDLARRLDDVLQAKGALAGLVAPAEDTPPCPYLGLAAFGPDDARWFFGRARSTAALISRVTECVDRDQPLIVFGASGVGKSSLLSAGLIPALAAGALPAAGSAGWPVLAMTPTAHPTAALAEHAAPLLGIPAEKLRDEIRAGRWGSTLRMTLGPGEGRLVLIVDQFEEVFTLCETDSEHRAFIAALCDASRPGDGGQRAAALVVVGVRADFYSHCLTHAELLGAVQDNQFAVTAMNRDELVEAISAPARAAKLDLEPGLVEILLRDLGIEHGADQEHATYESRVLPLLSHALLATWQQREGNRLTVAGYQLTGGIHGAVATTAERVYTSLDATARREARHLLLRLVRVGEDSEHSGRRVERDRLLSQSSNQVASAVAMEALVAARLLTLDRDSVEITHEALLRAWPRLRGWIDNDRAWLLSRQRLIDAAEAWDREGRHPATLYRGPRLAAVRESVQEAGSGAGVTPLARQFLDASIQLEQDEQRAARHHTHRLRRLVAGLTVLFILATAATMYAIRAREDAVEQRNLAISGKVASEATGLRAANPALGGQLSLAAYRLMPTAETRSSLLSSWAAPRATVVTSGADLTDALALSPDGRTLTTTTRSGFSLWDISDSWQPSPLAATRDVTRRTDDIVGSAAFSPAGNLLATGSTDGTVRLWDVADRHEPRDLSTIPSHTDAVGSIAFAPTGAVLATVDRDREVQLWDLSDPQQPRALGRTSGHTGARAVAFSPRGDTVATVGHDRTVRLWDVADRSAPRLVGSLAGDGQLGVEFSSDGRLLVTAGQDRTVRLWDVTDPRQAGLAATVPGPDGTVGAVALSADGHMLATAGDDRMIRLWDVTDPHQPGSVAVLTGHTDAVTSLVFSRDGRTLASASADNTARLWEVTGPALADHAGAVYAVAFSPDGRVLATTGDDRSLRLRDVSDPRRPTLLSATPTGHSHTVRSLAYSPNGRLLATASWDRTVRLWDVGDPRRPSLSATVSGHEGKIRWVAFSPDGQILATASDDHTVRLWDVRNARAPALLSTVTGHTETVRVVAFSPDGHLLATASWDRTARLWDVRNPRKPTLVGTVGGLDQPVRSIVFSPNGDMVATATWDGVIRLWDVTDPRQPRSLPSLTGHSGMVFGTAFSPDGDTLVSTGVDGTVRLWDVADPEHPSATAVLSPEHLTAVFAVAFSPDGHTIATVAHDHTTRLWETDADLVAEHICDVTRNPVSISEWDRYFGDTPYNPPCA encoded by the coding sequence ATGAACAGCGAGAACGGCTCGAGAAAGGCACAGGGCTTCGCGACCGCGCTGCGGCGGCTGCGGCACGCACAGGGACTGTCACTGTCCCAGTTGTCCGCGCTCACCCATTACAGCCGGGGCTACCTGAGCAATGTGGAGAACGGCCACAAGCCGGCGACGACCGACCTCGCCCGCCGATTGGACGATGTGCTGCAGGCCAAAGGGGCGCTGGCCGGCCTGGTGGCGCCGGCCGAGGACACGCCCCCGTGCCCGTACCTGGGCCTGGCGGCGTTCGGCCCCGACGACGCCCGGTGGTTCTTCGGCCGGGCGCGCAGCACGGCGGCCCTGATCAGCCGGGTCACCGAGTGCGTGGACCGTGATCAGCCGCTGATCGTGTTCGGCGCCTCCGGGGTGGGCAAGTCCTCGCTGTTGTCCGCCGGCCTGATTCCCGCGCTGGCCGCCGGCGCCCTGCCGGCGGCGGGTTCGGCCGGCTGGCCGGTGCTGGCGATGACCCCGACCGCGCACCCGACGGCCGCGCTGGCCGAGCACGCGGCCCCGCTGCTGGGAATACCCGCCGAGAAACTCCGCGACGAGATCCGGGCCGGGCGGTGGGGTTCGACGCTGCGGATGACGCTCGGGCCCGGCGAGGGCCGCCTCGTGCTGATCGTCGACCAGTTCGAGGAGGTCTTCACACTCTGCGAGACCGACAGCGAGCACCGGGCGTTCATCGCGGCGCTGTGTGACGCGTCCCGTCCCGGCGACGGCGGTCAGCGGGCCGCCGCGCTGGTCGTCGTCGGCGTCCGGGCCGACTTCTACAGCCATTGCCTGACCCACGCCGAGCTGCTCGGCGCGGTGCAGGACAACCAGTTCGCCGTCACGGCGATGAACCGGGACGAACTCGTCGAGGCGATCAGCGCTCCCGCGCGGGCCGCCAAGCTCGACCTCGAACCCGGCCTGGTCGAGATCCTGCTGCGCGACCTGGGCATCGAGCACGGCGCCGACCAGGAACACGCCACCTACGAGTCGCGCGTCCTGCCGTTGCTGTCCCACGCGCTGCTGGCCACCTGGCAGCAGCGGGAGGGCAATCGCCTGACGGTGGCCGGCTACCAGCTCACCGGCGGTATCCACGGTGCGGTCGCCACCACCGCCGAACGCGTCTACACCAGCCTGGACGCCACCGCGCGGCGGGAAGCCCGCCACCTGCTGCTGCGTCTGGTGCGGGTCGGCGAGGACAGCGAGCACAGCGGCCGCCGCGTCGAACGTGACCGGCTGTTGAGCCAGTCGTCGAACCAGGTCGCCTCCGCCGTCGCCATGGAAGCGCTCGTCGCGGCCCGGCTGCTCACCCTGGACCGCGATTCCGTGGAGATCACCCACGAAGCCCTGCTGCGGGCCTGGCCGAGACTGCGCGGCTGGATCGACAACGACCGCGCCTGGCTGCTCAGCCGCCAGCGGCTCATCGACGCCGCCGAGGCCTGGGACCGGGAAGGCCGGCATCCGGCCACCCTCTACCGGGGCCCCCGCCTCGCCGCCGTGCGCGAGTCGGTGCAGGAGGCCGGGTCCGGCGCCGGCGTGACCCCACTGGCTCGGCAGTTCCTCGACGCCTCGATCCAACTGGAGCAGGACGAACAGCGGGCCGCCCGCCACCACACCCACCGCCTTCGCCGACTCGTCGCCGGTCTCACCGTCCTGTTCATTCTCGCGACCGCGGCGACCATGTACGCGATACGCGCCCGGGAAGACGCGGTGGAGCAACGGAATCTGGCCATCTCCGGCAAGGTGGCCAGCGAGGCGACCGGCCTGCGGGCCGCCAACCCCGCTCTCGGCGGGCAGCTCAGCCTGGCCGCCTATCGCCTCATGCCCACGGCGGAAACCAGGAGCAGCCTGCTGAGTTCCTGGGCCGCGCCACGGGCCACGGTCGTCACGAGCGGAGCGGATCTCACCGACGCGCTCGCCCTCAGCCCGGACGGTCGAACACTCACCACGACCACGCGCAGCGGCTTCAGCTTGTGGGATATCAGCGACTCGTGGCAGCCGAGCCCCCTGGCCGCGACGAGAGACGTGACCAGGAGGACCGATGACATCGTCGGCTCGGCGGCCTTCAGCCCGGCCGGAAACCTGCTGGCCACCGGCAGCACGGACGGGACGGTTCGACTCTGGGACGTGGCGGACCGGCACGAGCCGCGCGACCTCAGCACCATTCCCAGCCACACGGATGCGGTGGGGTCGATAGCGTTCGCGCCGACCGGAGCCGTGCTGGCCACCGTGGACCGCGACCGCGAGGTTCAGCTGTGGGATCTCAGCGATCCGCAACAACCCAGGGCCTTGGGCCGGACGAGCGGGCACACCGGCGCCCGCGCGGTCGCCTTCAGTCCACGAGGCGATACGGTGGCTACCGTCGGCCACGACCGGACGGTCCGGCTGTGGGACGTGGCGGACCGGTCCGCTCCTCGGCTCGTCGGATCTCTCGCCGGGGACGGGCAACTCGGCGTCGAATTCAGTTCGGACGGACGGCTGCTGGTCACCGCCGGCCAGGACCGCACCGTCCGGCTCTGGGATGTGACGGATCCACGTCAGGCCGGCCTGGCCGCCACTGTGCCGGGACCGGACGGCACGGTCGGGGCTGTGGCGCTGAGCGCGGACGGCCACATGCTCGCCACGGCGGGCGACGATCGCATGATCCGGCTGTGGGATGTGACCGATCCGCACCAGCCCGGTTCCGTCGCGGTGCTGACCGGCCACACCGACGCGGTCACATCACTGGTGTTCAGCCGGGACGGCCGTACCCTGGCCTCGGCCAGTGCCGACAACACGGCTCGGCTGTGGGAGGTCACCGGTCCCGCCCTGGCCGACCACGCCGGCGCCGTCTACGCCGTCGCGTTCAGCCCGGACGGGCGGGTGCTGGCCACTACGGGGGACGATCGGTCGCTACGCCTGCGGGACGTCTCGGATCCGCGCCGGCCGACCCTGCTGTCCGCGACGCCGACCGGCCACTCCCACACGGTGCGCTCGTTGGCCTACAGCCCCAACGGCCGGCTGTTGGCCACCGCGAGCTGGGACAGGACCGTCCGCCTGTGGGACGTGGGCGATCCGCGCCGGCCGAGCCTGTCGGCGACTGTGTCCGGCCACGAGGGCAAGATCCGCTGGGTGGCGTTCAGCCCGGACGGCCAGATCCTGGCCACCGCGAGCGACGACCACACCGTCCGGCTCTGGGACGTCAGGAACGCACGCGCGCCGGCGCTGCTGAGCACGGTGACAGGGCACACCGAGACGGTTCGTGTCGTGGCGTTCAGCCCCGACGGCCATCTGCTGGCCACCGCGAGCTGGGACCGGACCGCCCGCCTGTGGGACGTCAGGAACCCGCGCAAGCCGACGCTGGTCGGCACGGTCGGCGGCCTGGACCAACCGGTGCGATCCATCGTGTTCTCCCCGAACGGGGACATGGTCGCCACGGCGACGTGGGACGGCGTGATCCGGCTCTGGGACGTCACCGACCCGCGGCAGCCCCGGTCGCTGCCGTCCCTGACCGGACACAGCGGCATGGTCTTCGGCACCGCCTTCAGCCCGGACGGCGACACCCTCGTCTCCACCGGCGTCGACGGGACCGTCCGGCTGTGGGACGTCGCCGATCCCGAGCATCCCAGCGCGACGGCCGTCCTGTCGCCCGAGCACCTCACCGCGGTGTTCGCCGTGGCGTTCAGCCCGGACGGCCACACCATCGCCACGGTCGCCCACGACCACACGACCCGACTGTGGGAGACCGACGCCGACCTGGTGGCCGAGCACATCTGCGACGTCACGCGGAACCCTGTCTCGATCTCCGAGTGGGATCGCTACTTCGGCGACACTCCCTACAACCCACCCTGCGCCTAG
- a CDS encoding Pls/PosA family non-ribosomal peptide synthetase encodes MAGKSVETLTADLAEPSTIRCGADAEGILAEVLADVVRVERVPVDSHFFDDLGADSLVMAHFCARVRKRADVPSVSMKDVYQHPTIASLAAALAPPGDTLVEPAQPPVEVGPPASTRQYVLCGTLQVLLLLGYVCLVALGLDQAIQWVAASGNLLADYLRTVVVGGVTFLAACTLPIAAKWVLVGRWKRRRIRVWSLDYVRFWLVKTLVTLNPVVLFAGSPLYVLYLRALGARVGRGAVVFSRHAPVCTDLLTIGDGTIIRKDTYLTGYRAHAGWIETGAVTVGRDAFVGEKAVLDIETSIGDGAQLGHVSSLHTGQHIPHGQRWHGSPAQPTEANYQTAAPADCGIGRRAVYTAVQLASLLLLYLPLMLSATDLLFGEVPGLATLFDSDSTAFASWSFVGVVLVTSLVLFFGSVLLGLLLVVTLPRLLNLVIEPDKVYRLYGFRYAAHRAIAGLTNRKFFVELLGDSSYIVGYLRCLGYRLAPVVQTGANFGKQVKHETPYLVSVGSGTVVADGLSIANADYSSTSFRVSEASIGRNNFLGNDIVYPARGRTGDNCLLATKVLVPLDGEIREDVGLLGSPSFEIPRTVERDSRFQHMASGDELPGRLAAKNKHNALTIAWFLLSRWGYAFVITLTGFWAADLRGSWGGLAIASFAVFSLVFGVVYFALVERAATGFRGTQPSYCSIYQLDCWRRERFLKLTGHMHMALNGTPLKNVAWRLLGVRLGRRLLDDGCTMAEKDMVTIGDDCALNVGSSIQCHSLEDFAFKADRITIGSGCTIGVGALVHYGVTMGDGVVLAPDSFLMKGEEVPPHARWGGNPAREMPDTATGSPARRNDDHSADAALTGDK; translated from the coding sequence GTGGCGGGCAAGTCTGTCGAGACCTTGACAGCCGATCTGGCCGAACCTTCCACCATCCGGTGCGGCGCCGACGCCGAGGGGATCCTCGCGGAGGTGCTGGCCGACGTCGTGCGTGTCGAGCGCGTGCCGGTCGACAGCCACTTCTTCGACGATCTGGGCGCCGACTCGTTGGTGATGGCCCATTTCTGCGCCCGGGTGAGGAAGCGGGCGGACGTGCCGTCGGTGTCGATGAAGGACGTCTACCAACATCCCACGATCGCCAGCCTGGCAGCGGCGCTCGCGCCCCCGGGCGACACGCTCGTCGAGCCGGCCCAGCCACCCGTCGAGGTGGGGCCGCCGGCAAGCACGCGGCAGTACGTCCTCTGCGGAACGCTGCAGGTTCTGCTCCTGCTCGGGTACGTCTGTCTCGTCGCGCTCGGCCTCGACCAAGCCATCCAGTGGGTTGCGGCCAGCGGAAACCTGCTCGCCGACTACCTGCGCACGGTGGTGGTCGGAGGCGTGACCTTCCTCGCCGCGTGCACCCTCCCGATCGCGGCGAAATGGGTGCTGGTCGGCCGGTGGAAGCGCCGGCGGATCCGCGTCTGGAGCCTGGACTACGTCCGGTTCTGGCTGGTCAAGACCCTGGTCACGCTGAACCCGGTGGTTCTGTTCGCCGGTTCGCCGCTCTACGTGCTCTACCTGAGGGCACTGGGTGCGCGGGTCGGCCGCGGCGCCGTGGTCTTCTCGCGGCACGCGCCCGTGTGCACCGACCTGCTCACCATCGGCGACGGCACGATCATCCGCAAGGACACCTACCTCACCGGGTACCGAGCCCACGCCGGCTGGATCGAGACGGGCGCGGTCACCGTCGGGCGGGACGCGTTCGTCGGTGAGAAGGCGGTGCTCGACATCGAGACCTCGATCGGCGACGGGGCCCAGCTCGGCCATGTCTCCTCACTCCACACGGGACAGCACATACCCCACGGCCAGCGCTGGCACGGCTCCCCCGCGCAGCCGACCGAAGCGAACTACCAGACAGCCGCACCGGCCGACTGTGGCATCGGGAGAAGGGCCGTCTACACCGCGGTGCAACTGGCGAGCCTGCTGTTGCTGTACCTGCCGCTGATGCTGAGCGCCACGGACCTGCTGTTCGGAGAGGTCCCGGGGCTCGCGACACTGTTCGACTCGGATTCGACGGCCTTCGCGAGCTGGTCGTTCGTGGGCGTCGTGTTGGTGACATCCCTGGTGCTCTTCTTCGGTTCCGTGCTCCTCGGCCTCCTCCTCGTGGTCACCCTTCCCCGCCTGCTCAATCTCGTCATCGAGCCGGACAAGGTCTATCGCCTGTACGGATTCCGCTACGCCGCCCACCGGGCGATCGCGGGCCTGACCAACCGGAAGTTCTTCGTCGAGCTCCTCGGCGACAGCTCCTACATCGTCGGCTACCTGCGCTGCCTCGGGTATCGGCTCGCGCCGGTCGTGCAGACCGGAGCGAACTTCGGCAAGCAGGTCAAGCACGAGACCCCCTACCTGGTCTCCGTCGGCAGCGGCACGGTGGTCGCCGACGGATTGTCGATCGCCAATGCCGACTACTCCAGCACGTCGTTCCGCGTGTCCGAAGCGTCGATCGGCCGGAACAACTTCCTCGGGAACGACATCGTCTATCCCGCGCGGGGCCGGACCGGCGACAACTGCCTGCTCGCGACCAAGGTCCTCGTCCCGCTCGACGGGGAGATCCGCGAGGATGTCGGACTTCTGGGCTCGCCCAGCTTCGAGATCCCCCGCACGGTCGAGCGGGACAGCAGGTTCCAGCACATGGCGAGCGGGGACGAACTGCCCGGCCGCCTGGCGGCCAAGAACAAGCACAATGCCCTCACCATCGCGTGGTTCCTGCTGTCGCGGTGGGGCTATGCCTTCGTGATCACCCTGACCGGTTTCTGGGCCGCGGACCTGCGGGGCTCGTGGGGCGGCCTGGCGATCGCGTCGTTCGCCGTCTTCTCCCTGGTGTTCGGCGTGGTCTACTTCGCGCTGGTCGAACGCGCCGCCACGGGGTTCCGGGGCACACAGCCGTCGTACTGCTCGATCTACCAGCTCGACTGCTGGCGGCGGGAACGTTTCCTCAAGCTGACCGGGCACATGCACATGGCACTCAACGGAACCCCGCTGAAGAACGTGGCCTGGCGGCTGCTGGGTGTCCGACTCGGCCGGAGGCTGCTCGACGACGGCTGCACCATGGCGGAGAAGGACATGGTGACGATCGGCGACGACTGCGCGCTCAACGTGGGAAGCTCGATCCAGTGCCACTCGCTGGAGGACTTCGCCTTCAAGGCCGACCGCATCACGATCGGGTCCGGCTGCACCATCGGGGTCGGCGCGCTTGTCCACTACGGCGTGACGATGGGTGACGGCGTGGTGCTCGCCCCCGACTCCTTCCTCATGAAGGGCGAGGAAGTCCCGCCCCATGCCCGGTGGGGCGGGAACCCGGCCCGTGAGATGCCCGACACCGCAACCGGTTCGCCGGCCCGCCGGAACGACGACCACAGCGCCGACGCCGCTCTGACCGGCGACAAGTAG
- a CDS encoding non-ribosomal peptide synthetase has protein sequence MDMSAEFWRGMLGAGGFTAIPRWTHDPAPGVAEHDSVVPDDVTAAVCRLADEWAVSLDSVLLAAHAKVLSALSGEREVATGYVAAAGSGPLPCRLTTEHGSWRGVVCDAHLVQSQLLSHKDFPVDVLGRELGMTEPPFEVVFDPAGTDGDLPEKAVLRVGISQHGGRIELRLRYRTDVLDADCAARIAGYHHRALALIVADPDAEHRRQSLLSGQELRFQLDGLAGPRRELPDRRVHELFEQRVRMHPDAIAAVHGDRQWTYRELNSRANQLGRALLARGLRREGVVAVVTERNLDWMAAVIAIFKAGGVYLPIEPHFPASRIAAALSLAECGLVLTEHGSATTLDAALDTLPGVAKLRVDTAYEEGHADGDLGVGVEPDQLAYVLFTSGSTGAPKGAMCEHAGMLNHIYAKIADLELGEGEVVPQTGPQCFDISVWQLVAALLVGGRTLLVEQEVILDVERFVDTIVDGRAAVLQVVPSYLDVVLSYLEQHPRELPDLHTVSPTGDFLKMELVHRWFAAQPGIKLVNTYGLTETSDDAVHEVMDRAPDGDRVPLGRPIDNVGVYVVDEHLSPVPLGAPGVIVFSGVCVGRGYVNDPERSSAVFMADPHRPGRRVCRSGDYGRWRPDGKLEFLGRRDNQVKISGFRIEIGEVENALSRVPGVRDGAVVVAGRTDRSKRLVAFYAGPRPLAADVLRDRLAESLPGYMVPSAFHWRENLPLTPNGKIDRTTLTALTGSDGTEGAYQAPSTRAERRLAAAWAEVLGVRADQIGRRDHFFDRGGTSLSAVKLAIALDRAVSPADLTRHPILADLAELLASS, from the coding sequence ATGGACATGTCAGCGGAGTTCTGGCGCGGCATGCTCGGCGCCGGCGGATTCACCGCCATCCCGCGATGGACCCACGATCCGGCGCCCGGTGTCGCCGAGCATGACTCGGTTGTTCCCGACGACGTCACGGCGGCGGTGTGCCGGCTGGCGGACGAGTGGGCGGTGTCGTTGGACTCGGTGCTGTTGGCGGCGCACGCCAAGGTGTTGTCCGCGCTGTCCGGCGAACGCGAGGTCGCGACCGGCTACGTCGCCGCGGCCGGCAGCGGACCGCTGCCCTGTCGGCTGACGACCGAGCACGGCTCGTGGCGGGGCGTGGTGTGCGACGCCCATCTCGTCCAGTCGCAACTGCTGTCGCACAAGGACTTTCCCGTCGACGTACTCGGCCGCGAGTTGGGCATGACCGAGCCGCCGTTCGAGGTGGTGTTCGATCCGGCCGGCACCGACGGTGACCTTCCCGAGAAAGCCGTGCTGCGGGTGGGAATCTCGCAGCACGGCGGTCGGATCGAGCTGCGGCTTCGATACCGCACCGATGTGCTCGACGCCGACTGCGCCGCCAGGATCGCCGGCTACCACCACCGCGCACTCGCGCTCATCGTCGCCGATCCGGACGCCGAGCACCGCCGGCAGAGCCTGCTGTCCGGCCAGGAACTCCGCTTCCAACTCGACGGGCTCGCCGGACCTCGCCGGGAACTGCCGGACCGGCGGGTGCACGAGCTGTTCGAGCAGCGCGTGCGGATGCACCCGGACGCGATCGCGGCCGTGCACGGCGACCGGCAGTGGACCTACCGGGAGCTCAATTCCCGGGCCAACCAACTGGGACGGGCTCTGTTGGCGCGGGGCCTGCGCCGTGAGGGCGTCGTCGCGGTCGTCACCGAGCGAAACCTGGACTGGATGGCCGCCGTCATCGCGATCTTCAAGGCCGGCGGCGTGTACCTGCCCATCGAGCCGCATTTCCCGGCCAGTCGCATCGCGGCCGCGCTCTCCCTGGCCGAGTGCGGGCTCGTGCTGACCGAACACGGCAGCGCCACCACGCTCGACGCGGCCCTCGACACCCTGCCCGGCGTTGCGAAACTCCGGGTCGACACGGCGTACGAGGAGGGTCACGCCGACGGCGATCTCGGCGTCGGCGTCGAGCCGGACCAACTCGCCTACGTCCTGTTCACCTCGGGCTCCACCGGAGCGCCCAAGGGAGCGATGTGCGAGCACGCGGGCATGCTCAACCACATCTACGCCAAGATCGCCGACCTGGAGCTCGGTGAGGGGGAGGTGGTTCCCCAGACCGGACCGCAGTGCTTCGACATCTCGGTGTGGCAGCTGGTCGCCGCGCTCCTGGTCGGCGGGCGGACCCTGCTGGTCGAGCAGGAGGTGATCCTGGACGTCGAGCGATTCGTCGACACGATCGTCGACGGCCGGGCCGCCGTGCTCCAGGTCGTTCCGTCCTATCTGGACGTCGTGCTGTCCTATCTGGAGCAGCACCCCCGGGAACTGCCCGACCTGCACACGGTGTCGCCCACCGGGGACTTCCTGAAGATGGAGCTCGTGCATCGCTGGTTCGCCGCCCAGCCCGGGATCAAGCTGGTCAACACCTACGGGCTGACCGAGACCTCGGACGACGCCGTGCACGAGGTCATGGACCGGGCGCCGGACGGGGACCGGGTCCCACTCGGTCGCCCCATCGACAACGTCGGTGTCTACGTCGTCGACGAGCACCTGTCGCCGGTGCCGCTGGGCGCGCCCGGCGTGATCGTCTTCTCCGGGGTCTGCGTCGGCCGCGGCTATGTCAACGATCCCGAGCGCAGCAGCGCGGTCTTCATGGCCGACCCGCATCGCCCGGGCCGGCGCGTCTGCCGGAGCGGCGACTACGGCCGCTGGCGGCCGGACGGCAAGCTGGAGTTCCTCGGCCGCCGGGACAACCAGGTCAAGATCTCCGGTTTCCGGATCGAGATCGGCGAGGTCGAGAACGCCCTGTCGCGGGTGCCCGGCGTCCGTGACGGCGCGGTGGTGGTCGCCGGGCGGACGGACCGGAGCAAGCGCCTGGTTGCCTTCTACGCCGGGCCGCGGCCGCTGGCGGCCGACGTCCTGCGGGACCGGCTGGCGGAATCGCTGCCCGGGTACATGGTCCCGTCGGCCTTCCACTGGCGGGAGAACCTGCCGCTGACCCCCAACGGCAAGATCGACAGAACGACGCTGACGGCCCTCACCGGCAGTGACGGCACCGAGGGGGCGTACCAGGCGCCGAGCACGCGGGCCGAGCGGCGGCTGGCGGCCGCCTGGGCGGAGGTGCTCGGCGTGCGCGCCGACCAGATCGGCCGGCGGGACCACTTCTTCGACCGGGGAGGCACGTCGCTGTCCGCGGTCAAGCTGGCGATCGCCCTGGACCGCGCGGTGTCCCCGGCGGACCTCACCCGGCACCCGATCCTCGCCGACCTGGCCGAACTACTGGCTTCCTCCTGA